The Methanoculleus horonobensis genomic interval AAAATGGCACTCTCCTCAAGTTTAAGTCTGCAGAATTTGAGATGGAATAGGATGACAGGAGTCAGAACTCACCTGCACATTCAGGTGAGAAGACTCCAAAGATCCGGAAGGTGCGAAAAAAGCGCAATTAACGCCTTTTCAGACTAATTCGCTCAAATTATTCTCTTTTCAATGTCGACTCACCCTCGATTTAAGACCTGGTAATTTTGGGAGGGTCTTGAGATACCTTCCGACTAGAGATCGGTCGCCAGAGCGATGATGTGGGGGGCGCGGCGAGACGGTAACTCACCACCACCGGAAAGCATCTCACAGCGATGACACCACAGGCGACGACCGCCGTGTCATTATCGTACCCCAACATTTCGTCCACGACCGGCCCAATAGCAACCAAAGTCAGGCCGACGATGATGAGGGTCAGGACAACGTACGGGATGGTCAAAACGGTCATGCCGGGGTCTCTTCCGTGTTCTGACCTGCATGTGCAGGCTCGACCTCCCAAACAACCCACATATACCTGCGTTCCGGCTGGTTCGAGTAGATTGTTGGTTTCAGGAGTACCTGGCGTGCGCGGCGCGGCCTGATCTCGCGGGTCGCCCGGGCAGGGTGACCCTGCGCCCGGATCGCGGCGGCAGCCTCCTTAGCGTCCTCCTCGTCGGCCCATACGGAGACGGCGAGGTAGGTCTGCCCATCATATTTCCGTTCACGGTACCCGGCCCCCATCCAGGCGTCCCTGACCAAAAGGGCGTCCGAGAGGCGGCTCACCGCGCCTGCCTCCTTTGATAGGCTCGGAGATCCTTCGGTCGGATCCTTGTCCAATCCCGAGGGGCCCCCCGAGTTTTATGGAGGGGAGGATTCCACTCCACGTAAACCGGCGGACGGCCTCAATCGAGATCCCGAGGACATCCGCGACCTCTCGCGGGGTTAAGAGAGGTTCCATGTCGCCCCCTCTCACATCTGCTGCCAGGCCACCCAGAGCTGCTGAGGGGCATCCTTTTCGTTCTTCTCCAGTTCGGGGGGAGGGACTTCTGAGGGGATAGCGATCGCTTCGATGATATCCAGTATCCCGATGGTATGTAGTCCTTTAAGGTATCCAGAGAAGTAGGGCACCAACCCAGAATAGTCCTTGTTCCGGGTGAGGAAGGCATCAGCCTCACGCTTGACCCATGCCGCATCAAGAGATATAGTCCGAGCCCCCCGGCTCGCGACTATAGGCTCATCCCTGACCTCGACAACGATCCGATAGGCGTTCCCCCGGGGGGGCGTAACCACATATTCCTGCCGAACCATTTTATCCTCCATTTCAATTAGTTTCCGAAATCCCAACGTGCGTAAGGCGTCGGGCGACCTGTGCGCGCGCTATCTACTGGATCCCTCCAGCCGTGTCTCAATAAGACCCGCCAGCCGTAGCCCCTCGGCGATACCGAGGAATATGGCCGGATCAAGGCTCCCGCCGATGTAGAGCCGGTGCTGGGCCTCAAGAGCCCTGAGAGTCTTGGGGGAGCGAGACACGACGCAGAGCGTCGCGGAGCGGGAGCCGTCGCGGAGCGGGTAGCGAATCCATTCGTTGCGGGCCTTTCTCCTCGCGAGACAATGGCGGAGATGAGCTCTGAGGCTCTGCATACTCCGCCACTTTGACCCGCAATACTTGCATGTGACCATGTAACACCAGGGGAGATAGAGGGAGGCACTCCTGCCTACGCAGAGGGGGTCGGCACCTGTTTTTATATATTTAACCTATGGAAGAAAATTAACCATTAAAACTAATATAGAAGTATAATTTATGACATCAGTTAGACGTACGATTACGTCATACGGGACGGTTGAGGGGCCGGGGGCGACCGCGTGGTGGGGCCAGGACGGTCGATCCACAGGCGAGATGAGGACAGGGTGGGAGTGAGGAACGCCTGCCAGAGGGGCAGGGCGGGGGTGGTCTCTACCCGCACCTGGATCATCTTTCCGTTTTGCTTAGTTCTTTTTCTCGTACACCATGCCGTTCACAATAGAGTAGTCCGAACGACCCATGCGGGCCAGGGTCCGCTCGATCTGGTCGAACCCATGCCCGGTTTCCATGACTTTCTCGTATATTTCAGTCACTTTGGCTCTCCCGCACCCGTCGCGGATCATGCCCTCGATCTCACGCTCAAGGTTCCGATCACTATGGCTCGTCCCCGCATAGAGCCAGTCGATATCGTACTGTCCGGTCTCGACGTCATAGGCCACGTCGCGAAGGCAGGAACTCATGAGCGTGATAGCCACACGGACGTCGTCTGCGGAAACAGTTTTGCTCAACCGCATCCGAGCGGCCCCCTCGGCCAGCCTGATCACCGCTTCTTCCTGACGGGGTGTGATCGGGATCGGGGCGTTGCCTCCTTGGAACCCGCCCCGCATATCGAGGTAGAATCGGTGTACTGCCTCTACTGCTGCGTCCGTGAGGGCTGGGTTAATGTCCCGGCCGAGCTTGATCCACTTTCTGAGGGTTTCGGGGTCTATAATGTCTGAGCTAGAGTCTGAGTCGCGCTGCCGGTGGTTGTCGAGGATGTGCCGCGATAGTTTGGCGTCGTTCTCCCGGTCAGCCACATCCTGGAGGGTGAAAATGAGGTCGAACCGGGAAAGGAGCGAGGGGGCCATGTTGATCTGCTCCGCGAGAGGGACATACATGTCGAACCGCCCCTTCTTCGGGTTCGCTGCCCCGAGGAGGGCACACCTAGACCGTAGGGTTGCTGATATGCCCGCCTTGGCAATCGACACGCTCTGTTGCTCCATTGCCTCGTGCAGCCCAGAACGGTCGGTTTCGCTCATCTTGTCGAGTTCGTCTACCGCCGCCAGCCCGGTATCGGCAAGAACTAGAGCGCCGGCCTCGAGCATCCACCGACCATCGCTGAAGTCATCCTTCACGGCTGCTGCGGTGAGACCCGCCTTTGTAGTCCCTTGACCACTGGTGTAGATGCCCCTTGGGGCGACCTTCACCGCGTACCTAAGGATCACCGATTTTGCAATTCCAGGGTCTCCCACCAGAAGTACATGTACGTCTCCTCTACGAGGAGTTCCGTCCGGCATCGTCTTCCGCACGCCCCCGAAGAGTTGCAGGCCGATCGCCTGCTTCACCCGCTCATGACCATAGACGGACGGGCTGATCGACCTTCCTACCATATCGCACACGTTCGGTTGTGCGGCCAGTTCCCGGATCCGCCGTTCGTCCTCCTCATCGATCCTTACCTCCGCAAATGACGTCTCTTCCATCCGAATCGAAAGACACTCAAGGAAGTACTTGAAGTCCGGGAGGTTCTGGATCCCGGCCCTCTGTTGCTGAGTCCGAAGGATTCCAGTTAGCCGCACCCGGTCCCCAGGCTGAGCGGTCCCGACGATATCCCCGGCAACGTCCACGTCAACGGCCTGAGGCTGTGCGGCTGCACCCTCCGGGTTCTCGGCCAGTTGTAGCCGCTGGTAGTCGATGAATGTTGATCGCTCCTTCACCAGATCCATCCGAGTTTTCCTCTCGCATCTCGGGCAGACGTCCGGCTCTTCGGTCTGCCGGCGGCTCTGAGGGATCGGGTCGGTGTAGGCCCCGCAGGCGCGGCATCGGTAAACTGCCTTGGTCATGTGCGCGACCGGCGGGGTGGCCCTTCGGATAATGCCGTCGAGGGTAACGAGGATGTTTGCATGGCTGGACCGGAGTTTCCCGATGGGCGTCGTATAGTTGTGGTTGCCGGGCCGGATCTCTATGAGGGAGGGATCTATCCGCCCGGCGGTCACTTCGTACTGGCATTTCTGCACCAGAGCGTCCCGGATGTACTCAATGCTCCGACCTGGAGTGACCTCCAGTTCTCGGAGCAGGGTCAGGCCAAGAGACCCGGATCGAACCAGCCGGTCGGTGTCGAGGGGGAACGAGCGCTGGTGCGGCCACAGGCGCTTCAGTTCGGCCAACTCGATCGCGAACTTCCGAGTTATGATTCCCGCCCAATCGCTGACGCGATCAGTGACCGTCACTTCGGCCTCTGAGGTCATGCGGGCCCCCTCGTGGCGACCAGGTGATCCACGAGCCACTGCACGGGGTCGGCACCGGGAGGCATCGATAAGCCGTGTCGGGCCACCAGGTCATCGGCTGCGGTCGCCGCCACGTCCCCAAGGTCGTCGGACTCAAGGACTTCTCGGAGCGGTGAGAGTTCCTCCTCTGAGAGAGTTTGCAGTGCGGTGTCGAACTCTATTTTAGCCGTCTTGATGGCCTCGAACATTGCCACCTGCTCTTGCTGCCGGTGCTCCGCGAGGTGTTCCTCGACTTCCTTCTGCTGGCGCTCGGCTGCCCGACCCTGAATACCTGCTAGAAGTTCGTCGATCTCAGCAACCTCTGTGAGCAGGGAGGTCCGGCGAGCAGCAAGGTACGTTCCCACTGCGGCCTCGACTTCGGGGCTGATACCCGGGGCGTCAGGAGCCCCAGCAGCATCGCATACCGTTCGGATCAGGCCGCGGACGGCGGCATCTGTCCGGTTAACCCCGAGCGCCCTGCTCAGGTCTAGGATCTCCTGGGGTACCCTGATGTTGATCTGGGTGAGGGGGGTCGTCATGGGACACCCCTCCAGAAACAGTAGAGAGTGATCTTGTGTATATACAGTATAATATATACAGAGAAGTCGTCTCTATACAATACTGGGGGGTCATGTACGGATATAAAAACTCTTCTCCGAACCCTCTCCAATAACCCCGAAAACGCCTCCATTCTGACCATCCCATCGGCCGATGGGTGGGCTACACGGCATATACTGTATATACAGAGCACCGTGTATATACAGTATATACAGGGGGTGAGGTTCACCCCTGCACCCCCCGCGCCGCCGCCTGGCGCCGAACGGCCGCGCAAAACTCTGTGACGGCCCAGAAAACCCGCTGCCAGTCGGCCCGGCAACCGAGTCTCTGACCGGCCCGGTGCAGGGCATCTGCGAGACGCTCAACGTCGCCAGTTTCGATCCGGCGGTCCCCAGTGCGAGGCAGGATCAGGCTGATCTCACAAGCACTCCGCCCAATCTCGATTCTGACGATTGCGTAAGGGGATACCTGTTCTCGGTTCCCGGATCCACCCACCCGCCAGATGCCGGCGGTTGCCCCTTGCCGGGGGTCGTTCACATAGCAGGCATTCCGGCCGCCCCGGAGGGCAACATCTACGACCCACGGGGCCGGCGGCGTGTATGCTCCCATCTGAGATACATTTATATCATTGAATCCCTTACCTATGGGTAGCGCACCGCGCGAACCCGTTTTAGCTCCTGTTGGTGCCCCGTGGGCTGGGGCGCCCTCACTAAATTGAGTCACTTTTATCCCCCTTTTCGCTAGAAATTGCTTATTCAGCGTCCTCCACGAGTTCAACCTCGCCGGTGCCGCGGCGTAGGAAAACGAGAGCC includes:
- a CDS encoding helix-turn-helix domain-containing protein; the protein is MEPLLTPREVADVLGISIEAVRRFTWSGILPSIKLGGPLGIGQGSDRRISEPIKGGRRGEPPLGRPFGQGRLDGGRVP
- a CDS encoding minichromosome maintenance protein MCM, coding for MTSEAEVTVTDRVSDWAGIITRKFAIELAELKRLWPHQRSFPLDTDRLVRSGSLGLTLLRELEVTPGRSIEYIRDALVQKCQYEVTAGRIDPSLIEIRPGNHNYTTPIGKLRSSHANILVTLDGIIRRATPPVAHMTKAVYRCRACGAYTDPIPQSRRQTEEPDVCPRCERKTRMDLVKERSTFIDYQRLQLAENPEGAAAQPQAVDVDVAGDIVGTAQPGDRVRLTGILRTQQQRAGIQNLPDFKYFLECLSIRMEETSFAEVRIDEEDERRIRELAAQPNVCDMVGRSISPSVYGHERVKQAIGLQLFGGVRKTMPDGTPRRGDVHVLLVGDPGIAKSVILRYAVKVAPRGIYTSGQGTTKAGLTAAAVKDDFSDGRWMLEAGALVLADTGLAAVDELDKMSETDRSGLHEAMEQQSVSIAKAGISATLRSRCALLGAANPKKGRFDMYVPLAEQINMAPSLLSRFDLIFTLQDVADRENDAKLSRHILDNHRQRDSDSSSDIIDPETLRKWIKLGRDINPALTDAAVEAVHRFYLDMRGGFQGGNAPIPITPRQEEAVIRLAEGAARMRLSKTVSADDVRVAITLMSSCLRDVAYDVETGQYDIDWLYAGTSHSDRNLEREIEGMIRDGCGRAKVTEIYEKVMETGHGFDQIERTLARMGRSDYSIVNGMVYEKKN